From Microbacterium croceum, a single genomic window includes:
- a CDS encoding ABC transporter ATP-binding protein, producing MPDITTNTGVLTSLASQQGGVDIVLDHITKQYPGQSTPAVEDFSMRIEPGELVMFVGPSGCGKTTTMKMINRIIEPSSGSIRINGDDVLSLDGNELRRHIGYVIQQIGLFPHFTIAENIAVVPKLLGWSKARTAARVEELLNTVQLDPGVFADRYPRQLSGGQQQRVGVARALAADPPVMLMDEPFGATDPITREKLQAEFLRLQADIGKTIIFVTHDFEEAIRMGDRIAVLSERSRIEQFDTPARILANPANEYVRSFIGEGAALKRLALIPVSGATVGSPDSSAPSATIDEETSLREALDLLILTGAPRINVTRGGAVVGSIDQAAISAALGAAATARRTEGE from the coding sequence GTGCCTGACATCACCACGAACACCGGCGTTCTCACCTCTCTCGCCTCGCAGCAGGGCGGCGTCGACATCGTCCTCGATCACATCACCAAGCAGTACCCCGGGCAGTCGACCCCCGCCGTCGAGGACTTCTCGATGCGCATCGAGCCGGGCGAGCTGGTCATGTTCGTCGGCCCCAGCGGCTGCGGCAAGACCACCACGATGAAGATGATCAACCGCATCATCGAGCCCTCGTCGGGATCCATCCGCATCAACGGCGACGACGTCCTGTCGCTCGACGGCAACGAGCTGCGCCGCCACATCGGTTACGTGATCCAGCAGATCGGGCTGTTCCCGCACTTCACGATCGCCGAGAACATCGCGGTCGTCCCCAAGCTGCTCGGCTGGTCGAAGGCACGCACCGCGGCCCGTGTCGAGGAACTGCTGAACACCGTGCAGCTCGATCCCGGTGTCTTCGCCGACCGCTACCCTCGTCAGCTCTCCGGCGGACAGCAGCAGCGGGTCGGCGTCGCCAGAGCGCTCGCGGCCGACCCGCCCGTGATGCTCATGGACGAGCCGTTCGGCGCGACCGACCCGATCACTCGCGAGAAGCTGCAGGCGGAGTTCCTGCGGCTGCAGGCCGACATCGGCAAGACGATCATCTTCGTCACGCACGACTTCGAAGAGGCCATCCGGATGGGCGATCGCATCGCCGTGCTGAGCGAGCGCAGCCGGATCGAGCAGTTCGACACCCCGGCACGCATCCTCGCGAACCCGGCCAACGAGTATGTGCGATCGTTCATCGGCGAGGGGGCGGCGCTGAAGCGGCTCGCTCTCATCCCCGTCAGCGGCGCGACTGTCGGCTCACCCGACTCCAGCGCTCCTTCGGCCACGATCGACGAGGAGACCTCGTTGCGCGAAGCGCTCGACCTCCTGATTCTGACCGGGGCCCCGCGCATCAACGTGACGCGTGGGGGAGCCGTGGTCGGTTCGATCGATCAGGCGGCGATCTCCGCCGCGCTCGGAGCAGCCGCAACCGCGCGCCGCACGGAGGGCGAGTGA
- a CDS encoding carbohydrate ABC transporter permease, protein MNPRSSKTLLIVMVVYALYTLVPLVWLLFSSTKTQSGLFSSFGLWFADDFAFFDNLAATFAYRDGIFLRWLGNTLLYVVVGAGGATLLATMAGYGLAKYRFPGRPAVFAIVLGAVAVPGTALAVPTFLLFSELGLTNTPWAVIIPSLISPFGLYLIWVFATESVPTELLEAARIDGAGEFRTFFTISMRLLAPGIVTVALFTVVATWNNYFLPLIMLSDPDWYPLTVGLNQWSSQAIGAGSQPIYNLVIMGSLLTIIPIVIAFLLLQRFWQSGLTAGSVKQ, encoded by the coding sequence ATGAACCCGCGGTCGTCCAAGACACTGCTGATCGTCATGGTCGTGTACGCGCTGTACACGCTGGTGCCTCTCGTCTGGCTGCTGTTCAGCTCGACCAAGACGCAGTCCGGACTGTTCAGCTCGTTCGGGCTGTGGTTCGCCGACGACTTCGCGTTCTTCGACAACCTCGCAGCGACCTTCGCCTACCGCGACGGCATCTTCCTGCGCTGGCTGGGCAACACCCTGCTCTACGTGGTGGTCGGCGCCGGCGGCGCGACGCTGCTGGCGACCATGGCCGGCTACGGCCTGGCCAAGTACCGCTTCCCCGGTCGCCCTGCGGTGTTCGCGATCGTGCTCGGCGCGGTCGCCGTGCCCGGAACGGCCCTCGCCGTCCCCACGTTCCTGCTGTTCAGCGAGCTCGGACTCACGAACACTCCCTGGGCGGTCATCATCCCGTCGCTGATCAGCCCGTTCGGCCTCTACCTGATATGGGTGTTCGCCACCGAGTCTGTGCCCACCGAGCTGCTCGAAGCCGCACGCATCGACGGCGCCGGAGAGTTCCGCACGTTCTTCACGATCTCGATGCGCCTGCTCGCACCCGGCATCGTGACGGTCGCACTGTTCACCGTGGTCGCGACCTGGAACAACTACTTCCTGCCGCTGATCATGCTCTCGGATCCGGACTGGTATCCGCTGACCGTCGGTCTGAACCAGTGGAGCTCGCAGGCGATCGGCGCAGGTTCCCAGCCGATCTACAACCTCGTGATCATGGGCTCGCTGCTCACGATCATCCCGATCGTCATCGCCTTCCTGCTGCTCCAGCGGTTCTGGCAGTCAGGTCTCACCGCGGGAAGCGTCAAGCAGTAG
- a CDS encoding glycine betaine ABC transporter substrate-binding protein, which yields MTSRTIATATLAALAAGALLLTGCTAGGAGGSGAKGDELEGLTGEIGSKDFSEQYILAYMTAELLNAHGADVEANTKLVGSANVRQALENDQFLGYWEYTGTSWITYNGNTAPVQGAEAQFEAVKQADAENGIAWLDPAPFNNTYAFAIRQSEADELGVTTLSDVAKLPSADQTFCIESEFSTRDDGWPGLSAAYGFDAPAANVTMLDTGVIYTATQKGDDCNFGEVFQTDGRIPALDLVVMEDDKEFFPSYQGGFTLKQSTLDEHPAIADVLAELSPLLTTEVMQTLNAKVDVDGEDPEDVAIEWLEDQGLI from the coding sequence ATGACATCGCGCACCATCGCAACAGCAACACTCGCGGCACTCGCCGCCGGAGCCCTCCTCCTCACCGGCTGCACCGCAGGCGGTGCCGGCGGCTCCGGGGCGAAGGGCGACGAGCTCGAAGGTCTCACCGGCGAGATCGGCTCCAAGGACTTCTCCGAGCAGTACATCCTCGCCTACATGACCGCCGAGCTGCTCAACGCCCACGGCGCCGACGTCGAGGCGAACACCAAGCTCGTCGGCTCGGCGAACGTGCGCCAGGCACTCGAGAACGATCAGTTCCTGGGCTACTGGGAGTACACCGGCACGTCCTGGATCACCTACAACGGCAACACCGCTCCGGTGCAGGGCGCCGAGGCGCAGTTCGAGGCGGTGAAGCAGGCCGACGCCGAGAACGGCATCGCGTGGCTCGATCCCGCCCCCTTCAACAACACCTACGCGTTCGCCATCCGCCAGAGCGAAGCCGACGAGCTCGGCGTGACGACGCTCAGCGATGTCGCGAAGCTCCCCAGCGCCGACCAGACGTTCTGCATCGAGAGCGAGTTCTCGACGCGTGACGACGGATGGCCGGGACTGTCCGCGGCCTACGGGTTCGATGCCCCCGCGGCCAACGTCACCATGCTCGACACAGGGGTGATCTACACCGCGACCCAGAAGGGCGACGACTGCAACTTCGGTGAGGTGTTCCAGACCGACGGCCGCATCCCCGCGCTCGACCTGGTGGTGATGGAGGACGACAAGGAGTTCTTCCCGAGCTACCAGGGCGGCTTCACCCTCAAGCAGAGCACGCTCGACGAGCACCCCGCGATCGCCGATGTGCTGGCCGAGCTCAGCCCGCTGCTCACGACCGAGGTCATGCAGACCCTCAACGCGAAGGTCGACGTCGACGGTGAAGACCCCGAAGACGTCGCGATCGAGTGGCTCGAGGACCAGGGGCTCATCTGA
- a CDS encoding glycoside hydrolase family 35 protein, producing the protein MTSFSIGATDFLRDGQPHQVISGALHYFRVHPDQWQDRIRKARLMGLNTIETYVAWNAHEPRRGEWDATGWNDLGRFLDLVHAEGLDAIVRPGPYICAEWHNGGLPNWLTAGERSLRSSDPEFLVDISAYLRRVYEIVVPRQIDRGGPVVLVQIENEYGAYGSDKAYLEALVALTKDAGITVPLTTVDQPVDQMLADGSLPELHKTGSFGSRTPERLATLRIHQPTGPLMCSEFWDGWFDWWGGVHHTTEVDAAAADLDALLSAGASVNIYMFHGGTNFGLTNGANHKGRYLPIVTSYDYDAPLDEAGNPTAKFFAFREVIAKYATVPEELPSAARPAPTLTVPLTPVGAWTDAPASSVAVDAPATFDALGHLSALVRYDVELPPTAGPGLLSLEEVRDLAWVQVDGQPIGTLSRTRHDRTLRIPAGRTLSILVEEQGRVNYDHRLGEEKGLIGTPTLDGAPLLGWRSTPLDVAEIAAAVAARTGAAEAGPAPSAWVADIPLDAPGDLFLDTAAWSKGYAFMNGFFLGRYWRNGPQRTLFVPSPATRAGDNCLVVLELENLIAPHAELVPGLLLGDTEE; encoded by the coding sequence GTGACCTCCTTCTCCATCGGCGCCACCGATTTCCTCCGCGACGGACAGCCGCATCAGGTGATCTCCGGTGCCCTCCACTACTTCCGCGTGCACCCGGACCAGTGGCAGGACCGCATCCGCAAGGCGCGCCTGATGGGGCTCAACACGATCGAGACCTATGTCGCCTGGAACGCGCACGAGCCGCGCCGCGGCGAGTGGGACGCGACCGGATGGAACGACCTGGGACGCTTCCTCGACCTGGTACACGCCGAAGGCCTCGACGCGATCGTGCGCCCCGGCCCCTACATCTGCGCCGAGTGGCACAACGGCGGTCTGCCGAACTGGCTCACCGCCGGCGAGCGCTCGCTGCGCTCGTCCGACCCGGAGTTCCTGGTCGACATCAGCGCCTACCTGCGCCGCGTGTACGAGATCGTCGTGCCACGGCAGATCGACCGCGGCGGCCCGGTGGTGCTCGTGCAGATCGAGAACGAGTACGGCGCCTACGGTTCCGACAAGGCGTACCTCGAAGCGCTGGTCGCGCTCACCAAGGACGCCGGGATCACGGTACCGCTCACCACGGTCGACCAGCCCGTCGACCAGATGCTCGCCGACGGCAGCCTCCCCGAGCTCCACAAGACCGGCTCCTTCGGCTCCCGTACCCCCGAACGGCTTGCGACGCTGCGCATCCATCAGCCCACCGGCCCGCTCATGTGCTCGGAGTTCTGGGACGGCTGGTTCGACTGGTGGGGCGGTGTGCACCACACCACCGAGGTCGATGCCGCTGCCGCCGACCTCGATGCGCTGCTGTCAGCGGGTGCCTCGGTGAACATCTACATGTTCCACGGCGGCACGAACTTCGGGCTCACGAACGGTGCCAACCACAAGGGCCGCTACCTCCCGATCGTCACCTCCTACGACTACGACGCCCCGCTGGACGAAGCCGGAAACCCTACGGCGAAGTTCTTCGCGTTCCGCGAGGTGATCGCCAAGTACGCGACGGTTCCCGAGGAGCTGCCGAGCGCGGCTCGCCCGGCGCCGACCCTCACCGTGCCGCTGACCCCGGTGGGTGCGTGGACGGATGCCCCCGCATCCTCCGTCGCGGTCGACGCCCCTGCGACTTTCGACGCGCTCGGCCACCTCAGCGCGCTCGTGCGCTACGACGTCGAACTACCGCCGACTGCCGGCCCCGGGCTGCTGTCGCTCGAGGAGGTGCGCGACCTCGCCTGGGTGCAGGTCGACGGACAGCCGATCGGCACGCTCTCGCGCACGCGCCACGACCGCACACTGCGCATTCCGGCCGGACGCACCCTCAGCATCCTGGTCGAAGAGCAGGGACGTGTGAACTACGACCATCGTCTGGGCGAGGAGAAGGGGCTGATCGGCACTCCCACGCTCGACGGCGCCCCGCTCCTGGGCTGGCGCTCGACTCCGCTGGACGTCGCCGAGATCGCTGCGGCTGTCGCGGCGCGCACGGGTGCCGCGGAGGCGGGCCCCGCACCGAGTGCCTGGGTCGCCGACATCCCGCTCGACGCCCCCGGCGATCTGTTCCTCGACACCGCAGCCTGGAGCAAGGGCTATGCGTTCATGAACGGCTTCTTCCTGGGACGCTACTGGCGCAACGGCCCGCAGCGCACGCTGTTCGTTCCGTCTCCGGCGACACGAGCCGGCGACAACTGCCTCGTGGTGCTCGAGCTCGAGAACCTGATCGCCCCGCACGCGGAGCTCGTGCCCGGACTGCTGCTCGGCGACACCGAGGAGTAG
- a CDS encoding ABC transporter substrate-binding protein, producing the protein MKHLPHPAARRTLTVLAAGTVAALALAGCSTGTTDDGGSTGAGNGSFDSVEAALEKGGEITYWSWTPSAEAQAEAFMKEYPNVKVNVVNAGTNNDEYTKLQNAIKAGSGAPDVVQIEYYAFPQFSLTDAFVDLSQYGFADFEDDYTASTWNSVTDGDAIYGLPQDSGPMALFYNKAVFDAAGLDVPTTWDEYYEAAKAIHAANPSAYITNDTGDAGFATSMIWQAGGKPFSTSGTDVTIDLQDEGSKKWTENWNRLVEEDLVAPVSSWSDEWFRALGDGSIATLVIGAWMPGNLISGAPDGAGDWRVAPMPTYDGSPASAENGGGGQAVTTQSKNPELSAGFLWWLNNSEDSISLFLESGGFPSTTAELASDEFLADAPEYFGGQKINEVLAAAAGDVVEGWSYLPYQVYGNSIFGDTVGQAYQNGTDLNDGLTAWQDALVEYGNAQGFAVNK; encoded by the coding sequence ATGAAGCACCTCCCTCACCCCGCTGCGCGCCGCACCCTGACGGTGCTCGCAGCCGGAACCGTCGCCGCGCTCGCGCTGGCCGGCTGCAGCACCGGAACCACCGATGACGGCGGCAGCACCGGCGCCGGCAACGGGTCGTTCGACTCGGTCGAGGCCGCGCTCGAGAAGGGCGGCGAGATCACGTACTGGTCGTGGACCCCCTCGGCCGAGGCCCAGGCCGAGGCGTTCATGAAGGAGTACCCGAACGTCAAGGTCAACGTCGTCAACGCCGGAACCAACAACGACGAGTACACCAAGCTGCAGAACGCGATCAAGGCGGGCTCGGGCGCTCCCGACGTCGTGCAGATCGAGTACTACGCCTTCCCGCAGTTCTCCCTGACCGACGCGTTCGTCGACCTGTCGCAGTACGGCTTCGCAGACTTCGAGGACGACTACACCGCCTCGACCTGGAACTCCGTCACCGACGGCGACGCGATCTACGGCCTCCCCCAGGATTCGGGCCCCATGGCTCTGTTCTACAACAAGGCCGTCTTCGATGCCGCGGGCCTCGACGTGCCGACCACGTGGGACGAGTACTACGAGGCCGCCAAGGCCATCCACGCCGCGAACCCCTCCGCCTACATCACCAACGACACCGGTGACGCCGGATTCGCCACGTCGATGATCTGGCAGGCCGGCGGCAAGCCGTTCAGCACCTCGGGCACCGATGTCACCATCGACCTGCAGGACGAGGGCTCGAAGAAGTGGACCGAGAACTGGAACCGCCTCGTCGAGGAGGACCTGGTCGCACCGGTCAGCAGCTGGAGCGACGAGTGGTTCCGCGCCCTCGGCGACGGCAGCATCGCGACCCTCGTGATCGGCGCCTGGATGCCCGGCAACCTGATCTCCGGTGCCCCTGACGGCGCCGGCGACTGGCGCGTCGCGCCGATGCCGACCTACGACGGCTCCCCCGCCAGCGCCGAGAACGGCGGCGGCGGCCAGGCCGTGACCACGCAGAGCAAGAACCCGGAGCTGTCGGCTGGATTCCTGTGGTGGCTGAACAACTCCGAGGACAGCATCTCGCTGTTCCTGGAGAGCGGCGGATTCCCGTCGACCACCGCCGAGCTCGCGAGCGACGAGTTCCTCGCCGACGCCCCCGAGTACTTCGGCGGCCAGAAGATCAACGAGGTCCTCGCGGCCGCTGCCGGCGACGTCGTCGAAGGCTGGAGCTACCTGCCCTACCAGGTCTACGGCAACAGCATCTTCGGAGACACCGTGGGCCAGGCCTACCAGAACGGCACCGACCTGAACGACGGCCTCACCGCCTGGCAGGACGCGCTGGTCGAGTACGGCAACGCCCAGGGCTTCGCCGTCAACAAGTAA
- a CDS encoding IclR family transcriptional regulator codes for MNTPTTPPTPRRNSSGLGRDIEILELLGTDEALRSGGLGVSQVAQSTGRDKAVVSRTLATLAESGLVERDDDTLRYLLGPRLYALAAHTASTTLVHASRSILRRLVQSTRETSHLCVLRGGNVLTLLSELSPHDVRTTGWAGTTTAAWRTPSGRALLSDWDEESLARWYEDHGQDQPLVGRFDQADPSVFPVLDAPPPGNAPVTDLDSLLTELARIREQGYALSDEELEFGVVAASAPITDFTGRIVAAVNVSAPKARIGHRLDALGVFVSRAARELSSRLGAAGA; via the coding sequence GTGAACACCCCGACGACTCCCCCCACGCCCCGACGGAACTCCTCCGGTCTGGGGCGCGACATCGAGATCCTCGAGCTGCTCGGCACCGACGAGGCGCTGCGATCGGGAGGGCTCGGCGTCTCCCAGGTCGCGCAGTCGACCGGGCGCGATAAGGCGGTGGTGTCACGCACGTTGGCGACGCTGGCCGAGAGCGGCCTGGTCGAACGCGACGACGACACCCTGCGCTATCTGCTGGGACCGCGGCTGTACGCACTCGCCGCCCACACCGCCAGCACCACGCTGGTGCACGCCTCGCGCAGCATCCTGCGCCGATTGGTGCAGTCGACAAGGGAGACCAGCCACCTCTGCGTGCTGCGCGGCGGCAATGTGCTCACGCTGCTGAGCGAGCTCAGCCCCCACGATGTGCGGACGACCGGATGGGCCGGCACCACCACCGCCGCGTGGCGTACCCCCTCCGGCCGCGCCCTGCTGAGCGACTGGGACGAGGAGTCGCTCGCCCGCTGGTATGAGGACCACGGCCAGGACCAGCCACTGGTCGGCCGATTCGACCAGGCCGACCCCTCGGTGTTCCCGGTACTCGACGCCCCACCCCCCGGCAACGCCCCCGTCACCGATCTCGACAGCCTCCTCACCGAGCTCGCCCGCATCCGCGAGCAGGGCTACGCGCTCTCCGACGAGGAGCTGGAGTTCGGCGTGGTGGCCGCGTCGGCGCCGATCACGGACTTCACGGGGCGCATCGTCGCGGCGGTGAACGTCAGCGCACCCAAGGCGCGCATCGGGCACCGCCTCGACGCCCTCGGCGTGTTCGTGTCGCGCGCCGCGCGAGAGCTCTCGTCACGCCTCGGCGCCGCCGGGGCGTAG
- a CDS encoding carbohydrate ABC transporter permease, protein MTTEIIAAPGTAGIRRREKRDWRGWAFVGPFMIVFALVFLTPLAYALYLSFFQEKLIGGTSFVGFDNYIRALGDSQFWEAFGRVILFLVVQVPIMLALALGAALALDSARLRGASFFRILIFLPYAVPAVVAVLMWGYIYGDQFGLTSNINDFLGSDFFTPFARDWILVSIGNIVTWQFVGYNMLIFYSSLKTIPTDMYEAASLDGAGAWRTIFSIKIPSVRGALVIATIFSIIGSFQLFNEPNILRPLAPNVITTYFTPNMYAYNLSFAGQQFNYAATIAIIMGVITAVIAYVVQLRGSKSEVR, encoded by the coding sequence ATGACGACTGAAATCATTGCGGCCCCCGGCACCGCCGGCATCCGCCGCCGCGAGAAGCGCGACTGGAGAGGATGGGCCTTCGTGGGCCCGTTCATGATCGTGTTCGCCCTGGTGTTCCTGACACCGCTCGCCTACGCGCTGTATCTGAGCTTCTTCCAGGAGAAGCTCATCGGCGGCACGTCGTTCGTCGGCTTCGACAACTACATCCGCGCGCTCGGCGACTCGCAGTTCTGGGAGGCGTTCGGCCGCGTGATCCTGTTCCTGGTCGTCCAGGTCCCGATCATGCTCGCCCTCGCTCTGGGCGCCGCACTCGCTCTCGACAGCGCGCGCCTGCGCGGTGCCTCATTCTTCCGCATCCTGATCTTCCTGCCCTACGCCGTGCCTGCGGTCGTGGCGGTGCTGATGTGGGGGTACATCTACGGCGACCAGTTCGGGCTGACCTCGAACATCAACGACTTCCTCGGCAGCGACTTCTTCACGCCGTTCGCCCGAGACTGGATCCTGGTCTCGATCGGAAACATCGTGACCTGGCAGTTCGTCGGCTACAACATGCTGATCTTCTACTCCTCGCTCAAGACGATCCCCACCGACATGTACGAGGCCGCCTCCCTCGACGGGGCCGGGGCGTGGCGCACGATCTTCTCGATCAAGATCCCGTCGGTGCGCGGTGCCCTCGTGATCGCGACGATCTTCTCGATCATCGGCAGCTTCCAACTCTTCAACGAGCCCAACATCCTGCGCCCGCTCGCCCCCAACGTGATCACCACGTACTTCACGCCCAACATGTACGCCTACAACCTCTCGTTCGCGGGACAACAGTTCAACTACGCCGCGACGATCGCCATCATCATGGGTGTCATCACGGCCGTGATCGCCTATGTCGTGCAACTGCGCGGCTCGAAGTCGGAGGTGCGCTGA
- a CDS encoding ABC transporter permease, whose translation MTGFNWEDLMVFLTRRADDILELTRDHLVVVLISVALAAAIGIGLGILVRNRRVARTTVLTAAAVAITIPSLALLALLSPVLGLGWLPTVVALVFYSLLPVVRNTVVGLREVPVSVLESARGMGLSPARVLFTVQLPIAWPVIMTGIRVAAQLTVGIAAIAAYVAGPGLGEYIFKGLSSLGSKNALNYALTGTVAVIILALVLDGILVLIARLTTSRGLRA comes from the coding sequence TTGACCGGATTCAACTGGGAAGACCTCATGGTCTTCCTCACACGTCGCGCAGACGACATCCTTGAGCTCACCCGCGATCACCTCGTCGTCGTGCTCATCTCCGTCGCGCTGGCCGCCGCCATCGGGATCGGACTGGGCATCCTCGTCCGCAACCGACGCGTCGCCCGGACGACGGTGCTGACCGCCGCCGCCGTGGCGATCACCATCCCGTCGCTCGCACTCCTCGCCCTGCTCAGCCCCGTCCTCGGCCTCGGCTGGCTGCCGACCGTGGTCGCGCTCGTCTTCTACTCCCTGCTCCCGGTCGTGCGCAACACGGTCGTCGGTCTCCGCGAGGTGCCGGTCTCGGTGCTGGAGTCCGCACGGGGGATGGGGCTCAGCCCGGCGCGGGTGCTGTTCACCGTGCAGCTGCCGATCGCCTGGCCCGTGATCATGACCGGCATCCGCGTGGCCGCGCAGCTCACGGTCGGCATCGCGGCCATCGCCGCCTACGTCGCAGGGCCCGGTCTCGGCGAGTACATCTTCAAGGGCCTGTCCTCCCTCGGGTCGAAGAACGCCCTCAACTACGCGCTCACCGGCACCGTCGCCGTGATCATCCTCGCGCTCGTCCTCGACGGCATCCTCGTGCTCATCGCCCGCCTCACCACCTCAAGGGGTCTCCGTGCCTGA
- the fae gene encoding formaldehyde-activating enzyme — MTAAVQLGESFVGDGVNAAHINTVLGHRDGPAGTAWATALATPSQGHVPFVAVLRPSLPVKPMTLFVTKAAPAGDEHGLLIWGPAQAGVAAGVADAVADGVIPREAADTHAVIAAVWVNPAADDAETVYRNNREATRTALANGAESLPAVDEVLAARERPTNPFFTPLSTTKDT, encoded by the coding sequence ATGACCGCCGCGGTGCAGCTCGGCGAGAGCTTCGTCGGCGACGGCGTGAACGCCGCGCACATCAACACCGTCCTCGGCCACCGTGACGGGCCGGCGGGGACGGCGTGGGCCACCGCCCTCGCCACCCCCAGCCAGGGCCACGTGCCGTTCGTCGCCGTGCTGCGCCCCTCGCTGCCGGTCAAGCCGATGACGCTGTTCGTCACCAAGGCCGCGCCCGCCGGCGACGAGCACGGGCTCCTCATCTGGGGCCCCGCGCAGGCCGGGGTCGCCGCCGGCGTCGCGGATGCCGTCGCCGACGGCGTCATCCCGCGCGAGGCCGCAGACACCCACGCGGTGATCGCCGCGGTGTGGGTCAACCCGGCAGCCGACGATGCCGAGACGGTCTACCGCAACAACCGCGAGGCGACGCGCACGGCGCTCGCGAACGGGGCGGAATCCCTCCCCGCCGTCGACGAGGTGCTCGCTGCCCGCGAACGCCCCACCAATCCCTTCTTCACCCCGCTCTCCACCACGAAGGACACGTAA
- a CDS encoding LacI family DNA-binding transcriptional regulator: MEDVAREAGVSGQTVSRVVNARGYVGAATRERVEEAMQRLGYRPNSAARALRSGRFRTFGVVMFSFSSYGNQRTLDAIAVRAAQLGYALTLIPVESSAKDTVVGAFRRLEEHAVDGIIIVIEAHQLDEADIEIPSGLPVVFVDSNRTAEHPFVDTDQAQGARLATEHLLELGHETVWHVTGPAQSYSAERRREAWQSTLEAAGRRVPEPIPGDWSAASGYEAGVALREIDGVTAVFAANDQMAIGVLRAFREVGRAVPDDVSIVGFDGLPDAAQLWPPLTTVQQHPERVGAFAVDALVAELDQGERLQTPLVGTELIVRASTAPPRQR, translated from the coding sequence ATGGAGGATGTCGCCCGCGAGGCCGGGGTGTCCGGCCAGACCGTGTCGCGTGTCGTCAACGCCCGCGGCTATGTCGGCGCCGCCACCAGGGAACGCGTCGAAGAGGCTATGCAGCGCCTCGGCTACCGCCCCAACAGTGCGGCCCGGGCACTGCGGTCGGGCCGATTCCGCACGTTCGGCGTCGTGATGTTCTCCTTCAGCTCGTACGGCAACCAGCGCACGCTCGACGCGATCGCCGTGCGCGCGGCGCAGCTCGGCTACGCGCTCACCCTCATCCCCGTCGAATCCAGCGCCAAGGACACCGTGGTGGGCGCGTTCCGCCGGCTCGAAGAGCACGCGGTCGACGGCATCATCATCGTGATCGAGGCGCATCAGCTCGACGAGGCCGACATCGAGATCCCCAGCGGCCTCCCGGTCGTGTTCGTCGACTCGAACCGCACCGCCGAGCATCCCTTCGTCGACACCGATCAGGCACAGGGCGCACGACTGGCGACTGAGCATCTGCTCGAGCTCGGGCATGAGACGGTGTGGCATGTGACGGGCCCGGCGCAGTCTTACTCGGCCGAGCGCCGCCGCGAGGCGTGGCAGTCGACGCTCGAGGCTGCGGGACGCCGCGTTCCCGAGCCGATTCCCGGCGACTGGAGCGCCGCCTCCGGGTACGAGGCGGGTGTGGCTCTTCGCGAGATCGACGGGGTGACGGCGGTCTTCGCGGCCAACGATCAGATGGCGATCGGCGTGCTGCGGGCGTTCCGTGAGGTCGGACGGGCGGTCCCGGATGACGTGAGCATCGTCGGCTTCGACGGTCTGCCCGATGCGGCGCAGCTCTGGCCGCCGCTGACCACCGTGCAGCAGCACCCCGAGCGCGTCGGCGCCTTCGCCGTGGACGCGCTCGTGGCCGAGTTGGATCAGGGGGAGCGGCTGCAGACCCCGCTCGTGGGCACCGAGCTCATCGTGCGCGCGAGCACGGCACCGCCGCGGCAGCGCTGA
- a CDS encoding ABC transporter permease — protein MQAPDLVPSATTVLQTQPAERRGMPVLLRRMMPLIVVAVVLLITFLWISTLELDSIEQRTLNADYITARIGEHLILSITASILVAVLAIPAGIAVSRSSSRVFRGIVIGVANIGQATPAIGVVILLAIVWQTGFTTALVALVIYSFLPVLQNTIAGLAQVDPNIRESARGMGMTSGQVLRRVELPLASPVILAGLRTALVFAVGVATVATFINAGGLGDMIINGLKLQRYPVLIVGAVLVAAIAVLIDWAASVVEDIVRPKGL, from the coding sequence ATGCAGGCGCCCGACCTTGTGCCCTCCGCGACGACGGTCCTGCAGACGCAGCCGGCGGAGCGACGCGGCATGCCCGTGCTGCTGCGGCGCATGATGCCGCTGATCGTCGTAGCGGTGGTGCTGCTGATCACCTTCCTCTGGATCTCGACACTCGAGCTCGACTCGATCGAGCAGCGCACGCTCAACGCCGACTACATCACGGCACGCATCGGCGAGCATCTGATCCTGTCGATCACGGCATCGATCCTGGTCGCGGTGCTGGCGATCCCCGCCGGCATCGCGGTCAGCCGATCCTCGTCACGCGTCTTCCGCGGGATCGTGATCGGCGTCGCGAACATCGGGCAGGCGACACCCGCCATCGGCGTCGTGATCCTCCTCGCCATCGTGTGGCAGACCGGCTTCACGACGGCACTCGTCGCGCTCGTCATCTATTCCTTCCTCCCGGTGCTCCAGAACACGATCGCGGGCCTCGCCCAGGTCGACCCGAACATCCGGGAATCCGCGCGGGGCATGGGGATGACCTCCGGCCAGGTGCTGCGCCGGGTCGAGCTGCCGCTCGCCTCGCCCGTGATCCTCGCCGGACTCCGCACCGCACTCGTCTTCGCCGTCGGTGTGGCGACCGTGGCGACCTTCATCAACGCCGGCGGCCTCGGCGACATGATCATCAACGGTCTGAAGCTGCAGCGCTACCCGGTCCTCATCGTCGGAGCGGTCCTCGTCGCCGCGATCGCGGTGCTCATCGACTGGGCGGCCAGCGTCGTGGAAGACATCGTCCGCCCCAAAGGCCTCTGA